A stretch of Allostreptomyces psammosilenae DNA encodes these proteins:
- a CDS encoding UDP-glucuronic acid decarboxylase family protein, with protein MEVQRHAGRARRTPRRALVTGGAGFVGSHLCEYLLAEGVEVVCVDDLSTGAVENTAAMAADPRFTLVRADVSEGLPVTGPFDLVAHLASPASPLDYLRLPVETLRVGSAGTLHALELARAHGARFLLASTSEVYGDPQVHPQPEDYWGHVNPVGPRSVYDEAKRFAEAATTAYRTRHGVDTGIVRIFNTYGPRMRAHDGRVIPTFVSQALVGEPLTVAGDGSQTRSFCHVDDTVAGLWAMARCAHPGPINIGGANEMTVAELADRVIRLTGSRSRIRHVPLPQDDPRVRRPDTTLAREVLGWRPSVEVDAGLATVVEWFARRAQAVA; from the coding sequence GTGGAGGTACAGCGCCATGCCGGGCGTGCGCGCCGCACGCCGCGCCGAGCCCTGGTCACCGGTGGCGCCGGCTTCGTCGGCTCCCACCTGTGCGAGTACCTGCTGGCGGAGGGCGTCGAGGTGGTCTGCGTCGACGACCTGTCCACCGGCGCCGTCGAGAACACCGCCGCGATGGCGGCCGATCCGCGGTTCACCCTGGTGCGCGCGGACGTGAGCGAGGGCCTGCCGGTCACCGGACCGTTCGACCTGGTGGCCCACCTGGCCTCGCCCGCCTCCCCGCTGGACTACCTGCGCCTGCCGGTGGAGACCCTGCGGGTGGGCAGCGCGGGCACCCTGCACGCCCTGGAGCTTGCCCGCGCCCACGGCGCCCGCTTCCTGCTGGCCTCCACGTCCGAGGTCTACGGCGACCCGCAGGTCCATCCGCAGCCGGAGGACTACTGGGGCCACGTCAACCCGGTGGGGCCGCGCAGCGTCTACGACGAGGCCAAGCGGTTCGCCGAGGCGGCGACCACCGCCTACCGCACCCGCCACGGGGTGGACACCGGGATCGTCCGCATCTTCAACACCTACGGCCCGCGGATGCGCGCGCACGACGGCCGGGTCATCCCCACCTTCGTCTCGCAGGCGCTGGTCGGCGAGCCGCTCACGGTGGCCGGGGACGGCTCGCAGACCCGGTCGTTCTGCCACGTGGACGACACGGTGGCCGGGCTGTGGGCGATGGCCCGCTGCGCCCACCCGGGCCCGATCAACATCGGGGGGGCGAACGAGATGACGGTCGCCGAACTCGCCGACCGGGTCATCCGGCTGACCGGCAGTCGGTCGCGGATCCGGCACGTGCCGCTGCCGCAGGACGACCCGCGGGTGCGCCGTCCGGACACCACGCTGGCCCGGGAGGTGCTGGGCTGGCGGCCGTCGGTGGAGGTCGACGCCGGTCTGGCCACCGTGGTCGAGTGGTTCGCGCGGCGCGCCCAGGCGGTGGCCTAG
- a CDS encoding glycosyltransferase: MRVAIVAGQSSPYGKTDGRDPGGPHVRIAGLAGALASDGHEVTVYARRADPGLPARAEVDGYVVEHYDAGPPAPLGEAEVAEHLGGMGRRLAECWRHRRPEVVHACTWDAGVAALAALASAGLTAPVVYDHPRLGTAAAPAYGPEESNGRGRLERALVRTAQAVITSSDSQADQLARLGVPRGRIACVPQGVDIDLFAPAPGRRRPPAGRPRVLCLDGRPDPVRGAETVLRAVARVADVELLLADGAEPGTERLVERVEAEVPGVAARLSLFGPVPRAQVPELIRSCEAVVSVPWADETGTVPLEAMACGVPVVASAVGAAAELVVDGTTGELVPPGRPDLLARRLRGLLDDPARAEAYGIAGRDRVASRHLWKRVAGDACALYRSLLDRAP, from the coding sequence ATGAGAGTGGCCATCGTGGCGGGGCAGAGCAGCCCCTACGGCAAGACGGACGGCCGCGACCCGGGCGGCCCGCACGTGCGGATCGCCGGACTGGCGGGCGCGTTGGCGAGCGACGGCCACGAGGTGACCGTGTACGCCAGACGCGCCGACCCCGGCCTGCCCGCGCGGGCCGAGGTCGACGGGTACGTGGTGGAGCACTACGACGCCGGACCGCCGGCACCGCTCGGCGAGGCCGAGGTCGCCGAGCACCTCGGCGGGATGGGGCGCCGGCTCGCGGAGTGCTGGCGGCACCGCCGTCCGGAGGTGGTGCACGCCTGCACCTGGGACGCCGGCGTGGCCGCGCTCGCCGCGCTGGCCTCGGCCGGCCTGACGGCGCCGGTGGTGTACGACCATCCGCGGCTGGGGACGGCCGCGGCGCCCGCGTACGGGCCGGAGGAGAGCAACGGCCGCGGCCGGCTGGAACGGGCGCTGGTGCGCACGGCGCAGGCGGTGATCACCTCCTCCGACTCCCAGGCCGACCAGCTGGCCCGCCTCGGCGTGCCGCGCGGGCGGATCGCCTGCGTGCCGCAGGGGGTGGACATCGACCTGTTCGCCCCGGCGCCCGGGCGGCGCCGGCCGCCCGCCGGGCGGCCGCGGGTGCTCTGCCTGGACGGCAGGCCGGACCCGGTGCGGGGAGCCGAGACCGTCCTGCGGGCGGTGGCCCGGGTGGCCGACGTGGAGTTGCTGCTGGCCGACGGGGCGGAACCGGGCACCGAGCGGCTGGTGGAGCGGGTGGAGGCGGAGGTGCCGGGGGTGGCGGCGCGGCTCAGCCTGTTCGGGCCGGTGCCGCGCGCCCAGGTGCCGGAGCTGATCCGTTCCTGCGAGGCGGTGGTCTCGGTGCCGTGGGCGGACGAGACCGGCACGGTGCCGCTGGAGGCGATGGCCTGCGGGGTGCCGGTGGTCGCCTCCGCCGTCGGCGCGGCGGCGGAGCTGGTGGTGGACGGCACGACCGGGGAACTGGTGCCGCCCGGCCGCCCGGACCTGCTGGCCCGGCGGCTGCGCGGGCTGCTGGACGACCCGGCGCGGGCCGAGGCGTACGGCATCGCCGGCCGGGACCGGGTGGCCTCCCGTCACCTGTGGAAGCGGGTCGCCGGGGACGCCTGCGCGCTCTACCGGAGCCTGCTGGACCGGGCGCCCTGA
- a CDS encoding glycosyltransferase, which produces MNRRIVGRRGGTGAEGQGTAQRPAEPRDPRDAVAGGHGEHPELEMRGERFRGPASLEHHGREYDERVVEHLRQQDAEHDPRVGVSAPLLDDGHRIRDLIQDLRRQGRVGPPQLHEVAEAIRRHCAAKEEAVHPALLRRDPALDDVVTHDRDDGAAVVRDLEWAAGGHLAAESHILTAQGALAAADMYLTHERRDLVPHVNRTLSGAESARLAKRFQKVIGLEPPATGDRAEAEAARGSRPAAESLRELLTVVVVTHNRRERLMRTLDRLVALPGSPPVIVVDNASTDGTAEAVRARHPGVQVLRNRRNEGAAGRNRGVLAARTPFVAFSDDDSWWEPGALQEAVRVLREHPRLGLLAARTLVGDARLPDPVNAAMAASPLPRPPDAPGPAVLGFLACAAVVRRQAYAQARGFSPLLFIGGEEELLAMDLAAAGWQLAYVDSVVARHLPEPGDVRPGRVAMQHRNAVLAAWMRRPVGAAARRTAVELRRARAEREALRCVAGTLRRMPAALARRRRLPPRVERSLRALEETGPMT; this is translated from the coding sequence GTGAACCGACGAATCGTGGGCCGCCGCGGCGGGACCGGCGCCGAGGGGCAGGGCACCGCCCAGCGGCCCGCCGAGCCCCGGGATCCGCGGGACGCCGTGGCCGGGGGGCACGGGGAGCATCCGGAGCTGGAGATGCGGGGGGAGCGCTTCCGGGGGCCGGCCTCGCTGGAGCACCACGGACGGGAGTACGACGAGCGGGTGGTCGAGCACCTGCGGCAGCAGGACGCGGAGCACGACCCCCGGGTGGGCGTGTCCGCGCCGCTGCTGGACGACGGCCACCGCATCCGCGACCTGATCCAGGACCTGCGCCGCCAGGGCCGGGTGGGTCCGCCGCAGCTGCACGAGGTGGCCGAGGCGATCCGCCGGCACTGCGCGGCCAAGGAGGAGGCGGTGCACCCGGCGCTGCTGCGGCGCGACCCGGCGCTGGACGACGTGGTGACCCACGACCGGGACGACGGCGCGGCCGTGGTGCGGGACCTGGAGTGGGCCGCCGGCGGGCACCTGGCGGCCGAGTCGCACATCCTGACCGCGCAGGGCGCGCTGGCCGCCGCCGACATGTACCTGACGCACGAGCGGCGGGATCTCGTCCCGCACGTCAACCGGACGCTGTCCGGGGCCGAGTCGGCGCGGCTGGCGAAGCGGTTCCAGAAGGTGATCGGGTTAGAGCCACCGGCCACCGGCGACCGGGCGGAGGCGGAGGCCGCGCGGGGGTCGCGGCCGGCGGCGGAGAGCCTGCGCGAGCTGCTGACCGTGGTGGTGGTGACCCACAACCGCCGCGAGCGGCTGATGCGCACCCTGGACCGGCTGGTGGCGCTGCCGGGCTCGCCGCCGGTGATCGTGGTGGACAACGCCTCCACCGACGGGACGGCGGAGGCGGTGCGCGCCCGCCACCCGGGCGTTCAGGTGCTGCGCAACCGGCGCAACGAGGGCGCGGCCGGGCGCAACCGGGGGGTGCTGGCGGCCCGCACGCCGTTCGTGGCGTTCAGCGACGACGACTCCTGGTGGGAGCCGGGAGCGTTGCAGGAGGCGGTGCGGGTGCTGCGGGAGCATCCCCGGCTGGGCCTGCTGGCGGCGCGGACGCTGGTCGGTGACGCGCGGCTGCCGGACCCGGTGAACGCGGCGATGGCGGCCAGCCCGCTGCCCCGGCCGCCGGACGCGCCGGGGCCCGCCGTGCTCGGTTTCCTGGCCTGCGCCGCGGTGGTCCGGCGGCAGGCGTACGCGCAGGCGCGCGGCTTCTCGCCGCTGCTGTTCATCGGCGGCGAGGAGGAGCTGCTGGCGATGGACCTGGCGGCGGCCGGCTGGCAGCTGGCCTACGTCGACTCGGTGGTGGCCCGGCACCTCCCGGAGCCGGGCGACGTCCGCCCCGGCCGGGTGGCCATGCAGCACCGCAACGCGGTGCTGGCCGCGTGGATGCGCCGGCCGGTGGGCGCGGCGGCGCGGCGCACCGCCGTGGAGCTGCGGCGGGCCCGCGCCGAGCGGGAGGCACTGCGCTGCGTGGCGGGCACGCTGCGGCGGATGCCGGCCGCGCTGGCCCGCCGGCGCCGGCTGCCGCCGCGGGTGGAGCGTTCGCTGCGCGCGCTGGAGGAGACCGGGCCGATGACCTGA
- a CDS encoding carbamoyltransferase family protein — translation MRILGLNAIFHDPAAALVVDGEVVAAAEEERFTRRKHGKRPVPFSAWELPELSARWCLQEAGLRPEDLDAVGYSYDPELTRPAADMGLDDPWDHLRTTYARQAPSFTADVLPGLDPAAFRHVPHHSAHAASAALASPDPEGAVLVCDGRGEAHSHLAGHYRQGRLDVLAAQALPHSLGLLYEGVTDHLGFLRSSDEFKVMALASHGRPRFADHLRQRVRADGAGGFTTWPVDWAALAKRRRPGEEWTEDHADLAASVQLVVEETLLALARWLHRASGARTLAMAGGVALNCVANSRIAAEGPFDTVWVQPAAGDAGTALGAALHLAAAAGETIRPMRGADLGRGWSDEEIEQALITARLPYQRPRDLAETVAETLAGNGVVAWYQGRSEYGPRALGHRSLLAHPGHPANLERLNDVKGREQFRPVAPMVLADRAAEIFDGPLPSPYMLFVHRVAEHWRERIPAVVHVDGTARIQTVDPAAEPLLARMLSAFARRTGLPVVVNTSLNTAGRPMVDSPRDALECFGSAPVDLLAIGPFTLRRADLGGGSPPPPDTGGTDTGRGTDTAPRAGTDDGKGRRR, via the coding sequence ATGCGCATCCTGGGTCTGAACGCGATCTTCCACGATCCCGCCGCGGCCCTGGTCGTGGACGGCGAGGTGGTGGCCGCGGCGGAGGAGGAACGGTTCACGCGGCGCAAGCACGGCAAGCGTCCGGTGCCGTTCTCGGCCTGGGAACTGCCCGAACTCTCCGCCCGCTGGTGCCTCCAGGAGGCCGGGCTGCGCCCCGAGGACCTGGACGCGGTGGGCTACTCCTACGACCCGGAACTCACCCGGCCGGCCGCCGACATGGGGCTGGACGACCCCTGGGACCACCTGCGCACCACCTACGCCCGGCAGGCGCCGTCCTTCACCGCCGACGTGCTGCCCGGCCTCGACCCGGCGGCCTTCCGGCACGTGCCGCACCACAGCGCGCACGCCGCCTCGGCGGCGCTGGCCTCCCCGGATCCGGAGGGCGCGGTGCTGGTCTGCGACGGCCGCGGCGAGGCCCACTCGCACCTCGCCGGCCACTACCGGCAGGGCCGCCTCGACGTGCTGGCCGCGCAGGCGCTGCCGCACTCGCTCGGCCTGCTCTACGAGGGCGTCACCGACCACCTGGGCTTCCTCCGCTCCAGCGACGAGTTCAAGGTGATGGCCCTGGCCTCGCACGGCCGACCCCGGTTCGCCGACCACCTGCGGCAGCGGGTGCGCGCGGACGGGGCCGGCGGCTTCACCACCTGGCCGGTGGACTGGGCCGCGCTCGCCAAGCGCCGCCGCCCCGGCGAGGAGTGGACCGAGGACCACGCGGACCTGGCCGCCAGCGTGCAGCTGGTCGTGGAGGAGACGCTGCTCGCCCTCGCGCGCTGGCTGCACCGGGCCAGCGGGGCGCGGACCCTGGCGATGGCCGGCGGCGTCGCGCTGAACTGCGTGGCCAACAGCCGGATCGCCGCCGAGGGCCCGTTCGACACGGTGTGGGTGCAGCCGGCCGCCGGGGACGCCGGCACGGCGCTGGGCGCCGCCCTGCACCTGGCCGCCGCCGCCGGGGAGACCATCCGGCCGATGCGCGGCGCCGACCTGGGCCGCGGCTGGTCCGACGAGGAGATCGAGCAGGCCCTGATCACCGCCCGGCTGCCCTACCAGCGGCCACGCGACCTCGCCGAGACGGTCGCCGAGACCCTCGCCGGCAACGGCGTCGTCGCCTGGTACCAGGGGCGCAGCGAGTACGGGCCGCGGGCCCTCGGGCACCGCTCGCTGCTCGCCCACCCGGGGCACCCGGCCAACCTGGAGCGGCTGAACGACGTCAAGGGGCGCGAGCAGTTCCGGCCGGTGGCGCCGATGGTGCTCGCCGACCGCGCCGCGGAGATCTTCGACGGGCCGCTGCCCAGCCCGTACATGCTGTTCGTGCACCGGGTCGCCGAGCACTGGCGGGAGCGCATCCCGGCCGTGGTGCACGTCGACGGCACCGCCCGCATCCAGACCGTCGACCCGGCGGCCGAGCCGCTGCTGGCCCGGATGCTGTCCGCCTTCGCCCGCCGCACCGGCCTCCCGGTGGTCGTCAACACCAGCCTCAACACGGCCGGCCGGCCGATGGTCGACTCCCCCCGGGACGCCCTGGAGTGCTTCGGCTCCGCCCCCGTGGACCTGCTGGCGATCGGCCCGTTCACGCTGCGCCGCGCCGACCTCGGCGGCGGCTCCCCGCCCCCGCCGGACACCGGGGGCACGGACACCGGCCGGGGCACGGACACCGCCCCGCGCGCCGGTACCGACGACGGGAAGGGCCGTCGCCGGTGA
- a CDS encoding HAD-IIIA family hydrolase, with the protein MSREPRPARERAGTPDYSVVVPTLGRPSLDAFLRSLAETRGPRPRAVVLVDDRPDTPVPLRPSVPGPLAGRLTVPACVGGRGPAAARNTGWRAAPPTEWIVFLDDDVLVGPDWAAELAEDLAAAGPDVGGVQGRLTVPLPGDRRPTDWERGTASLATSRWITADMAYRRDALVETGGFDERFRRAFREDADLALRVADAGFRLERGRRHTRHPVRPPRRFASLRAQAGNADDVLMERLHGPDWYRRADAPRGRIRRHRAVTAAAVAALGLGVLGHRRLAVLAAAGWLAGTAEFAAARISPGPGDRAEVAEMALTSLLIPPAAVAHRLRGRLTHRDVGPWPGRPAAVLLDRDGTLVRDVPYNNDPEKVEPVPGARAALDALRAAGLRVGVVSNQSGVARGLISPEQLAAVNARLEELLGPFDTWAVCPHGDADGCDCRKPAPGLVHRAAADLGLTADRCVVVGDIGADIAAARAAGARGLLVPTEATRPEETLGVRTARDLPEAVRRILEGLR; encoded by the coding sequence GTGAGCCGTGAACCGCGGCCGGCCCGCGAGCGCGCCGGCACCCCCGACTACAGCGTCGTCGTCCCGACCCTCGGCCGTCCCTCCCTGGACGCCTTCCTGCGTTCCCTCGCCGAGACCCGCGGCCCCCGCCCGCGCGCCGTCGTCCTGGTGGACGACCGCCCGGACACCCCCGTGCCGCTGCGCCCCAGCGTCCCCGGGCCGCTCGCCGGACGGCTCACCGTCCCGGCCTGCGTCGGCGGCCGAGGCCCCGCCGCCGCCCGCAACACCGGCTGGCGCGCCGCCCCGCCCACCGAGTGGATCGTCTTCCTCGACGACGACGTCCTGGTCGGGCCCGACTGGGCCGCCGAACTGGCCGAGGACCTGGCCGCCGCCGGGCCGGACGTGGGCGGGGTGCAGGGGCGCCTCACCGTGCCGCTGCCCGGCGACCGCCGCCCCACCGACTGGGAGCGCGGCACCGCCTCGCTGGCCACCTCGCGGTGGATCACCGCCGACATGGCGTACCGCCGGGACGCCCTGGTCGAGACCGGCGGCTTCGACGAGCGCTTCCGCCGCGCCTTCCGCGAGGACGCCGACCTCGCCCTGCGGGTGGCGGACGCCGGCTTCCGCCTGGAGCGCGGCCGGCGCCACACCCGCCACCCGGTGCGCCCGCCCCGCCGGTTCGCCTCGCTGCGCGCCCAGGCCGGCAACGCCGACGACGTCCTGATGGAGCGGCTGCACGGCCCCGACTGGTACCGGCGGGCGGACGCCCCGCGCGGACGGATCCGGCGCCACCGGGCGGTCACCGCCGCGGCCGTGGCCGCGCTCGGCCTCGGAGTGCTCGGCCACCGTCGCCTCGCCGTGCTGGCCGCCGCCGGATGGCTCGCCGGCACCGCCGAGTTCGCCGCCGCCCGGATCAGCCCGGGCCCCGGCGACCGGGCCGAGGTCGCCGAGATGGCCCTCACCAGCCTGCTCATCCCCCCGGCCGCCGTCGCGCACCGGCTGCGCGGACGCCTCACCCACCGCGACGTCGGCCCCTGGCCGGGCCGCCCGGCGGCCGTGCTGCTCGACCGCGACGGCACCCTGGTGCGGGACGTCCCCTACAACAACGACCCGGAGAAGGTCGAGCCCGTCCCCGGCGCCCGCGCCGCGCTCGACGCGCTGCGCGCCGCCGGGCTGCGCGTCGGCGTCGTCTCCAACCAGTCGGGGGTGGCCCGCGGACTGATCAGCCCCGAGCAGCTGGCGGCCGTCAACGCCCGGCTGGAGGAACTGCTCGGCCCCTTCGACACCTGGGCGGTCTGCCCGCACGGCGACGCCGACGGCTGCGACTGCCGCAAGCCGGCCCCCGGGCTGGTGCACCGAGCGGCGGCCGACCTCGGCCTGACCGCCGACCGCTGCGTGGTGGTCGGCGACATCGGCGCCGACATCGCCGCCGCCCGCGCGGCCGGCGCCCGCGGCCTGCTGGTGCCCACCGAAGCCACCCGCCCCGAGGAGACCCTCGGCGTGCGCACCGCCCGCGACCTGCCCGAGGCCGTGCGCCGCATCCTGGAGGGCCTGCGGTGA
- a CDS encoding glycosyltransferase family 9 protein: MSRPAPARRRHVLAVRLDALGDVLLAGPALRALAAGADRLTVLAGPDGAAAARLLPGVDAVLTWHCPWIAAEPPGVDPADVAALVDRIRALAVDEAVVFTSFHQSPLPTALLLRLAGVPRISAISADYPGALLDVRHRVDDDLPEPERARSLAEAAGFPVPDGDDGRLRVAGPLPDTTHLTGGDGHVVVHPGASAPARRWPAERCAEAVRALTAAGHRVVVTGAPGETALTARVAGRYGTDLGGRTPLPELASVLASAAAVVAPNTGPAHLAAAVGTPVVSLYAPVVPAVRWAPYGVPVVLLGDQRAPCADTRARVCPVPGHPCLATVTAEDVVRAVARLAGPGDATATATAPTTTQPPLPARELPAQEGSAA, translated from the coding sequence GTGAGCCGGCCCGCCCCCGCCCGCCGGCGGCACGTCCTCGCCGTGCGCCTGGACGCCCTCGGCGACGTGCTGCTCGCCGGACCGGCGCTGCGCGCCCTGGCCGCCGGCGCCGACCGGCTCACCGTGCTGGCCGGCCCCGACGGCGCCGCCGCCGCCCGCCTGCTGCCCGGCGTCGACGCGGTGCTCACCTGGCACTGCCCCTGGATCGCCGCCGAACCACCCGGCGTCGACCCGGCGGACGTCGCCGCCCTGGTCGACCGGATCCGCGCGCTGGCGGTGGACGAGGCCGTGGTCTTCACCTCCTTCCACCAGTCGCCGCTGCCCACCGCCCTGCTGCTGCGCCTCGCCGGCGTGCCCCGGATCAGCGCCATCAGCGCCGACTACCCGGGCGCGCTGCTCGACGTCCGCCACCGGGTCGACGACGACCTGCCGGAACCCGAGCGCGCCCGCTCCCTCGCCGAGGCCGCCGGGTTCCCCGTCCCCGACGGCGACGACGGCCGGCTCCGGGTCGCCGGACCGCTCCCCGACACCACCCACCTGACCGGCGGGGACGGCCACGTCGTGGTGCACCCCGGCGCCAGCGCCCCCGCGCGCCGCTGGCCGGCCGAACGCTGCGCCGAGGCGGTGCGGGCGCTGACCGCCGCCGGGCACCGCGTGGTGGTCACCGGCGCCCCCGGGGAGACCGCGCTCACCGCCCGGGTCGCCGGCCGGTACGGCACCGACCTCGGCGGCCGCACGCCGCTGCCGGAACTCGCCTCGGTGCTCGCCTCCGCCGCGGCCGTCGTCGCCCCCAACACCGGCCCGGCGCACCTGGCCGCGGCCGTCGGCACCCCCGTGGTGAGCCTGTACGCGCCGGTGGTGCCGGCCGTGCGCTGGGCCCCCTACGGGGTGCCGGTGGTGCTGCTCGGCGACCAGCGGGCGCCCTGCGCCGACACCCGGGCCCGGGTCTGCCCCGTCCCCGGCCACCCCTGCCTGGCCACGGTCACCGCCGAGGACGTGGTGCGCGCCGTCGCCCGGCTGGCCGGCCCCGGCGACGCCACCGCCACCGCCACCGCCCCGACGACCACGCAGCCACCGCTCCCCGCCCGGGAGCTCCCCGCCCAGGAAGGCAGCGCCGCGTGA
- a CDS encoding glycosyltransferase, whose amino-acid sequence MRILIWHVHGSWTTSFVQGPHTYLLPTTEDRGPDGLGRARTWRWPPGAVEVDPGALRGERIDLVVLQRPHEEELLRRWTGLRCGRDVPAVYLEHNTPEGGVPHTRHPAADRPDLTVVHVTHFNALMWDCGSTRTHVIEHGIVDPGPRWTGELPRAAVAVNDPLRRGRATGTDLLPGLAATAPTDVFGMRVAGIGPALGVPEERLTGHEDPPQHRLHRELPRRGVYVHTPRWTSLGLSLLEAMHLAMPVAVLAATEAPRAVPPGAGTLAAGPAELYAAARRYLDDPALARDAGLAAREAALARYGLKRFLDDWDGLLLEVSA is encoded by the coding sequence GTGAGGATACTCATCTGGCACGTCCACGGCTCCTGGACCACCTCCTTCGTCCAGGGCCCGCACACCTACCTGCTGCCCACCACCGAGGACCGCGGCCCCGACGGCCTCGGCCGGGCCCGGACCTGGCGGTGGCCGCCCGGCGCCGTCGAGGTCGACCCCGGCGCGCTGCGCGGGGAGCGGATCGACCTGGTGGTCCTCCAGCGCCCGCACGAGGAGGAGCTGCTGCGCCGCTGGACCGGGCTGCGCTGCGGCCGGGACGTGCCCGCCGTCTACCTGGAGCACAACACGCCCGAGGGCGGCGTCCCGCACACCCGGCACCCGGCGGCGGACCGGCCCGACCTCACCGTCGTGCACGTCACCCACTTCAACGCCCTGATGTGGGACTGCGGCAGCACCCGCACCCACGTCATCGAACACGGCATCGTCGACCCCGGCCCGCGCTGGACCGGCGAACTGCCGCGCGCCGCCGTCGCGGTCAACGACCCGCTGCGCCGGGGCCGCGCCACCGGCACCGACCTGCTCCCCGGCCTCGCCGCCACCGCCCCCACCGACGTCTTCGGCATGCGGGTGGCCGGCATCGGCCCGGCGCTCGGCGTGCCCGAGGAACGACTCACCGGCCACGAGGACCCCCCGCAGCACCGCCTGCACCGGGAACTGCCCCGGCGCGGCGTCTACGTGCACACCCCGCGCTGGACCTCCCTGGGGCTGTCCCTGCTGGAGGCGATGCACCTGGCGATGCCGGTCGCCGTGCTCGCCGCCACCGAGGCCCCGCGGGCGGTGCCCCCCGGCGCCGGCACCCTGGCCGCCGGCCCGGCCGAGCTCTACGCCGCCGCCCGCCGGTACCTCGACGACCCGGCGCTCGCCCGCGACGCCGGGCTCGCCGCGCGCGAGGCCGCGCTCGCCCGCTACGGGCTCAAACGCTTCCTGGACGACTGGGACGGACTGCTCCTGGAGGTCAGCGCATGA
- a CDS encoding glycosyltransferase codes for MRIAMVSEHADPLAALGGADAGGQNVHVASLSTALAARGHEITVYTRRHHPTSPRRVRMGPGVTVEYVVAGPNRPLPKDDLLPYMPEFGRRLAERWAEAPVDLVHAHFWMSGIAALIGTMGAGIPVVQTFHALGTVKRRHQGEADTSPPGRIAWERAIGARCARTIATCGDEVFELMRMGLRREAVSVVPCGVDLERFRPGPDERDADGHGAPAWPPARPGSAAGADPDRAPTTAEDAGTGRWRALAVGRLVPRKGFDTAIRALRGVPSAELLIAGGPPAAGLADDPEARRLIEVAERAGVRERVRLLGSVPRERMPELIRACDAVVCSPVYEPFGIVPLEAMACRRPVVASAVGGLIDTVVDGVTGILVPPGDPEALGQAMARLAEDPELARRYGRAGERRVRARYGWDHVAGQTLAVYQQVVGAARTPRVSRSRMEAT; via the coding sequence ATGAGAATCGCCATGGTGTCCGAACACGCCGATCCGCTGGCCGCGCTCGGCGGGGCCGACGCCGGGGGCCAGAACGTGCACGTCGCCTCCCTCTCCACCGCGCTCGCGGCCCGCGGCCACGAGATCACCGTGTACACCCGGCGCCACCACCCCACCTCCCCGCGACGGGTGCGCATGGGCCCCGGCGTCACCGTGGAGTACGTCGTCGCCGGCCCGAACCGCCCGCTGCCCAAGGACGACCTGCTGCCGTACATGCCGGAGTTCGGGCGGCGGCTGGCCGAGCGCTGGGCCGAGGCCCCGGTCGACCTGGTGCACGCCCACTTCTGGATGTCCGGCATCGCGGCGCTCATCGGCACCATGGGCGCCGGCATCCCGGTCGTGCAGACCTTCCACGCCCTCGGCACGGTCAAGCGCCGGCACCAGGGGGAGGCCGACACCAGCCCGCCCGGACGGATCGCCTGGGAGCGGGCGATCGGCGCCCGCTGCGCCCGCACCATCGCCACCTGCGGCGACGAGGTGTTCGAGCTGATGCGGATGGGGCTGCGCCGGGAGGCCGTCTCGGTGGTGCCCTGCGGGGTGGACCTGGAGCGGTTCCGCCCCGGGCCGGACGAGCGCGACGCCGACGGGCACGGGGCGCCGGCCTGGCCGCCGGCGCGGCCGGGATCCGCGGCGGGGGCGGATCCCGACCGCGCCCCAACCACCGCCGAGGACGCCGGCACCGGGCGTTGGCGGGCGCTCGCGGTCGGCCGGCTGGTCCCCCGCAAGGGCTTCGACACGGCGATCCGGGCGCTGCGCGGCGTCCCGAGCGCCGAGCTGCTGATCGCCGGAGGACCGCCCGCGGCCGGGCTCGCCGACGACCCCGAGGCGCGCCGGCTGATCGAGGTCGCCGAGCGGGCCGGCGTGCGCGAGCGCGTCCGGCTGCTCGGCAGCGTGCCGCGCGAGCGCATGCCGGAGCTCATCCGGGCCTGCGACGCGGTGGTGTGCAGCCCGGTGTACGAGCCGTTCGGCATCGTCCCGCTGGAGGCCATGGCCTGCCGCCGGCCGGTCGTCGCCTCGGCCGTCGGCGGGCTGATCGACACCGTGGTGGACGGCGTGACCGGCATCCTCGTCCCGCCCGGCGACCCGGAGGCGCTCGGGCAGGCGATGGCCCGGCTGGCCGAGGACCCGGAGCTGGCGCGCCGCTACGGCCGGGCCGGTGAGCGCCGGGTGCGCGCCCGGTACGGCTGGGACCACGTCGCGGGGCAGACCCTCGCGGTCTACCAGCAGGTCGTCGGCGCCGCGCGCACCCCGCGCGTCTCGCGCAGCCGGATGGAGGCGACATGA